GGTTCAGGTTCTTCGGCCTTAGTTACAGCAACTGGTTTCTTTTTAGCCAGCTGGTTCACCCTGTACATTAAAAATATACTGATCAATGTGACCACTACAACCACATAACCAACGATATCATAATGTTCTATAGGACTGAATTTTGTTTGCTGAACAACGATCATACCTGAAACTGCCGCCGCTACTCCACCTGCAATTTGCTGCATAGAAGAGTTAATACTCATAAAGGCACCTCTGTCTTCCATATCAGGAATTGCACTGGTTAAAGCGGAAGAAGGAACCATACGGCTCATAATCCCGATCATCATCAAAACGTTAAGACCGATCACTATCCAGAATGGGGTTGCCGACAAATTCGTATAGGCTACACAGATCAGCATAGTCCAGATAGAAGCAATACTGAAAATTCTGAATTTGCTCACTGTATCACTTAACTTTCCAATTAAAGGCATGATGATCAATGAACTTACTCCAGAAACCATAAACAATACAGGCAGTTCTTCAGCTGTAACATGCAGGTTATTAACTGCAAAAACGCTTCCGAATGGCATCATCATAAAACCGCCTATTGACAATGCAGCCGTTGCGGCAAAACCAATCCTGTAATTTTTTCTGGCTACGGTATGCCAAAGATGCTTGAATGCAGAACGGTCATGCTGCAAACCAAGATGTTTGTTGATTGGTTTTAAAACCACCACAATTAAAACAGCAATAATTATGGCGACTGCTGCAACCATTACAAAAGGAGATTCCCACCCCCATTTATTGGCAATATACAAGCCTATTGGAATTCCTAATACCTGGCTTGCACCAAAGCCCATCTGTATAAAACCCATTACCCTTCCTCTTTGCTGCAAGCTAAAAAGGTCGGTAATAATGGCCATAGAGATAGAACTGATCACGCCGCCAAATAAACCAGTGATGATACGTGCAGCAACCAATAATTCAAAAGAACTGGCTAAACTGCATAAAAAGGTTCCGACAATGAAACCACTGTAAAAGAATAAAAGCAGTTTTTTACGATCAAAACGATCTGCAAATCCTGCGGTTAATAAACCTGAGATACCTGCGCTGAAAGCATAAGCAGAAACTGCAATCCCGAAAGAGGAAGGCTTCATACTTAAAGACTTAATCAGCATATCGCCCAAAGGGGACATCACCATAAAGTCAAGTATAACGGTAAATTGAGTCATTGCTAAAATAAAGATTACTATCTTTTGATAGCCAGAAAAAGGTGTAGTTCCTTTAGTTTCCATAAAATTAAGTTAATTCACAGCATTTATAGCCGCGATCCCGAACCATTTCGATAACCTGCTCATGTTTTAAGGTATAAGAGACGATCCTTAAAACGAAGTCCTCATCATCGAGATCTACGTTCCATTGTTCAATATTCTTGTTTTTGTCCAATAAAGGCTGTAAAGCCTGTTTATCCTCTTCAGATTTTATATCTGTTCTAAAAAGCAGGATATGATTGAAATTTTCCATTTTTTCTCATTCTTAGTTCTGTTTAAATACTCCTGTATAATCATTGATTTACTTTCTCAATCCTTTCACAACTAAATCAAAAGCTTCCCATAACATCTCATCCGTCATCTTGAATGGCTTCCCTCCCAGACTTTGCCCTTCATTGTTAAACTTGATCAAAGCATAAAGGGGTGCAAAGGCAACTGACCAGTAAACCTCGAAAGGCATTTCCCGGACTTCTCCACGAGAGATAATATTATCATTGAACCTTTTGAATTTCACTAAAGCATCTTCCATTAAAGTGGAGAGAAACTGATCCTGATAAACAGAGGCTCTCAATTGCTCATTAAATTTGCTCAGTGTTGGATTATTGATCAGCTCCCGATACCGGTTTTCCCACTGCTGACGTAATCCGTCTTCAAAAGAAGCTTCCGCATCAAAATTGTGAAGCATTGACTTTGCCAGCATCCTGCCATGCTCCACTGCAAGTTGTGAAAGAAGATCATCCTTGTCCTTGTAATAAATATAAAGTGTGGCTACGGAAATGCCACACGCTTTGGCGAGCTTATTCATACTAAAACTTTCAAAACCGCCCTTTGCTATAGTTTCTACGGCAATTTTTTTAACCAGGTTCTCTTTCTCTATATCTCTTGTGCGCATAATATCAAATGATTAATCAAATATAAGTGAATATTCATTCATTAATGAAATAATAAATAAAATATATCTTTGTACCACATACATCAATTATTTACCCTCTTGAAAAAAGTACTTAAAATCACAGGAATAAGCATTGCGTCTTTGATCCTGCTGGTATTGCTCATCCCCTACATCATACCCAATACAATTTCCAAAGAGATAGAGAACAGGATCAATCAAAATATCAATGGAAAAGTTGAGTTTCAAAACACCAGTTTATCATTTTTCAAACACTTCCCTTCTTTAACACTCAGCCTGAACAACTTCACTTTAAAAGGCGCTGCCCCATTTGAAAAAGAAACGCTGATTCAGGCAAAGCAATTATCTTTTCGTTTGAACCTGAGCACTATCTTTTCAAAACAGGTAAAGATTGATCAGATCTTTTTAGACCAGGCCGATATCAATATCCAGGTTGACAAAAAAGGAAACGCAAATTATAATGTATACAAGAGTGATCATACTCCTGCGGCTGCTCAGGATGGTGCTTCAACTGCGATAAAAATTGAAGGGATTTTTATCAATAAGAGTAACCTGATCTATAATGATCAGTCGATCCCGATGAAGGTTAACGCCAAAGGATTAAATTATACTGGTAATGGAGATCTGAGCAAAGCTATTTTCGACTTAAAGAGTAATGCCAGAATTGATACACTGGATCTATATTATAATAATGCTCCTTATTTGCTGCATAAAAAGGTTGATGCTAAACTGGTAACGAAGATCAATACCAATTCCCTCGATCTGATGTTTAATGAAAATGACTTAAAGATAAACTCTTTACCGATTTTATTTGTGGGTAAGTTCTCCTTCCTTAAAGATGGTTATGACATCAATTTTAAGACAGCCGCCAAAGAAACTGATCTTCATAATATTTTCACGGTATTGCCCCCATCAATTGCAAACCGGATGCAAAAAACAACGATTAAAGGTTATGCTGAAATCAATGCTTCTTTAATAGGGAAATACCTGGCTAAACAAAAGATTATGCCTACCCTATCTTTTAATATCAAAGTACGGGATGGTTATATTGCTAATCCTAAAGCACCGGAGGCTATTCGTAACCTGTATTTAAATTTACAGATGAAACTTCCCAGCTTAAACCCTGATAGTTTATATATTGATATGGACAGCTTATATTTTAATATGGGCAAGGATTATGTAAACTCAGTAGTTAAACTGAATGGTTTAAAAAAATCTAAAGTCTTTATCAATACCCGCGGATCAATTGATTTAACGAAATGGGGAAAGATATTTGAAGTCAGCAACTTAAAAGGAGTTTATACTATAGATCTGCAAGCTGACGGGCAATTTAACAGAAAAATAGTACGAAGTGGTATCAGACAGGTAGATACCGTCAACCTCATTCCAAAATTCAGGTTAAAATCTTCGCTGCATAATGGTTATTTTAAATATCCTTCACTGAATGCTTCCATTGAAAAAATCAATTTCGATATAGACGGGCGTAATACTGATGGAAATTACAAGCATACGCAATTAGATATTAATGCGGTTAATTTACAGGCTTTAAGTAATTATATCAGAGGTTCGGCCAAAATACAACCTGGTCATATGGGCATCGCTATAAATTTAAAATCTATGCTTAATCTTGCCGAAATCAAACAGTTCTATCCTTTAAAGGATTTGGAACTTAACGGAGAACTTAACATGGACCTGCAAAGTAAAGGTGTATACAACAAAGCCAGAAAAACTTTCCCTGTCACACAAGCATCTTTCAAACTCACAAATGGTAGAATTAAGACTGCTCACTTTGATCAGCCTTTAGAAAATATTATTGTAGATGGAACCCTGACTAATAAAGATGGAACCTTAAGAGGTACACAGGTACATATCAAACGATCTCTTTCGTAATGGCAGGCCAGCCTTTTATGCTGAAGGCAGCAGTCAGGAATTTTGAAAATGTATCTTATAATATTACTTCAAAAGGAACTATAGATATTGGTAAAATGTACCAATTCTTTGCAATTAAGGGCTATAATGTGAATGGAAAAGTATTTACTGATCTCTCTTTAAAAGGCTTGCAAAGTGATGCTACTTCAGGAAACTATCAAAAGCTGAATAACAAAGGGCAATTAATTGTAAATAATATCAGCCTGCAATCAGACCTTTTTCCAAAGTCATTTTTAATCAAAAACGGAGTGTTCTCCTTTGCACAGGACAACATGAAATTTGAGAAGTTTAAAGCGAGTTATGGAAAGTCAGATTTTACGATGAATGGTCAGCTGGGCAATGTGATTAACTATGTACTTACCCCTAAAGCAAAGCTAACCGGTAATTTCAATTTTCAGAGCAGACAGATTTTTGCAGATGAATTAATGGTTTACAATACACCAAAACCAATTCCAGGCGCCCCTGCGGGAAGCAGCGGGGTTATTTTGATTCCGGAAAACCTGGATGTAACTTTATCTGCTAACGCGGGTACTGTCTATTACAATGGTCTGCAAATCAAAAATGCAAAAGGTAACCTGGTTTTAAAGGATGGTACATTAGCCTTAAACCAAACCAGCTTCAACCTGATCGGTGCTTCGGTAAATATGGATGCAACTTATAAAAGTATAACTCCTGAATCTGCCTTGTTCGATTATCATATTTCGGCTAAAGAATTTGATATTGCCAAAGCTTATAAAGAAATAAAAATCTTCAGAACACTCGCAACTTCGGCTTCTAAAGTTAAAGGTATAGTAGGACTGGATTATCAATTATCAGGAAAACTGAACCAGGATATGCTTCCGGTATACCCATCTTTAAAAGGTGCTGGTGTATTGTCTTTGAAGAAAGTGAGCTTAAGTGGATTTAAAATGATGAATGCGGTGAGTAAAGCAACCCGCAGAGATAGTTTAAACAATCCTGACTTGCGTGATGTCGAGATTAAATCTACGATCAATAGGAATATCATTACTATAGAAAGATTTAAAATGCGTATTGCAGGTTTCAGGCCCCGTTTTGAAGGACAGGTTAGTTTTGATGGCCGCTTAAATATGAGCGGAAGATTAGGTTTGCCACCTTTTGGTTTGATTGGTATTCCTTTAACCATTACCGGAACACAAGATAAACCGGTCATTATTTTAAAAAGAAACAAAGAAGCTAAGCTGGAGGAAAAAGAGGAAGAATAGCTTAAACATAAAAAGGGTGGGTATTTTAAAAATACCCACCCTTTTTATGTTTAAGCCAGCTTTTCAGCCTATAATTTGAAACCGTAAGCGATACGCAATGCGATCTGTCCTACACTTTTGTTATCATAGTTGTTTGCATAACGTAATGCATCACCTTTACCAGTATTTTCATATTTAATACCTAAGTCTAAACCATTACTCCATGAGTAACCTAAAGTTGGTGCATAAAGGAAAGTTGTTTTTGAATCTTTAGATACGCCAAAAGCAGCACCTACTTCACCCATTGCATAGATACCTGAACCAGTTGGATCAAAGAAATACTTTAAACCAGTTTTTACAGGAATGTAAGCGTAATCAGGAACTTCAATATTATTGACAGCACCAACACTATATACGCGGTCTTTTGCAAAATAATGGTTGTAACCAGTTGCAATTGGAATAGATAATTGCTTAGTTACATCAAATTGCGCACGTACATCGATACCAGCAGCAACACTATAATTGTTATTGGTAGGGATACCGATATTTGCACCAATACCTATTTTTTGAGCACTAACATTAGTTGTAAAGAATATTGCCACAACAGCTGCTGCCGAAGCAAGAAATTTAGTAGAAACTTTCATTTTATTATATTTATTCATGTGTTTTAACGATTGACAATTTTTATCAACCTTTCACCGGATAAATACAAAATGCATGCCACTACGATAATCCGCAGCTTATTTAACCTATCAAACAAGCCTGAAACCTGAATAGACGGGCTTTTTCAAAACGGGAAGATCTTCAGTAAAAATCAGGGATTTCAAATTCTGATTGCACGGATAAAGGATACGTGATACACTTCTGTAACAGCAGCTTACCGCTTGAATGATTGGTCATATAATTTAATAACTTCCTGCGTTAACCGGGCTGTGCTCATAGCAGAGTCAAGCCAGTTTATCATAATACCGTCTTTTTCCATTTTTCTGAAAAAAGTCATCTGCCTCTTCGCAAATTGACGGATTGCGATGTACAATTTCTCTTTTAAGTCTGGTAAAGTGAGCTTATTCTGGAGATATTCAGTGATAAATTTATACTCTAAACCATAAAATAGCAGCGTTTCAGCACTTATACCACGCGCTAAAAGCCCTTCTACTTCTGCTATCAACCCATTATCGAAACGCTCATTCAGTCTTTGATAAATCCTTTCGCGGCGGGAATCAACTTCTCCGTCCAAACCGATTACCAAAGGGTTCAGTAAAGGACGATTTTCTTCCACTAAGGTATGGTGTTGTAAATATGCTGCGATCTCAATGGCCCTGACCAACCGCTTGGCAGAAGAGAGATCTGCATGCGCTGTTAATGCGGCCGGATAACCAGCCAATATTTTTCGTAATGCATCAATATCATGTGCAGGAAGGCTTGTCCGCAATTCTTCATTTACCGGAACTGCTGTGTATTGATGGTTTTGCAGGATACTATGAATATACATTCCTGTGCCACCACATAATACCGGAACTTTATACCGCTGATTAAGGTCTTCAAATATTTGATAGAAATCATCCTTAAAAGAATTCACATTATAACTATCTCCGGCCTCTCTGATATTGATCAAATGATATGGAATAAGCTTTTCACCGATCTTGTATTCGTGCAGATCCTTTCCGGTCCCTATATCCATGTCTTTAAATACCTGCCTGCTATCTGCACTGATAATTTCTCCATCCAATATATTGGCAACACTAACAGCAAGTTTAGTTTTTCCTGAAGCTGTTGGGCCCATTATAATTAAAAGTGGTTTTTTCTCTAGTTGCATGGTATGATATATTTCAGGTTCCCCATATTAAAAACACTGCTGTAGTTTAAAGAATTTAAGTAGGTTATTTTCTCTGCTTCTGTTAGCTGAGCAGTGGCAGCCCTGAGCTCTTCTGGCAAGCGATGAGGAAAATAACGGATGTTGTTAACCTGATCGAGCCATATTTCTGCCGGAGGGATTTGCCCGGCCAGTTCAAAGCCCAGTTTCGTATAACCTTTGCCATAAGACCAGTCCAGGTCTGCATAGGTCATCACATCATTGGGAAGAATAGTTTTGATTAAATGTTTAATGAGTTTGCTTAACCCACCCTGTACTGTAAATCCGTCGGCAGTAGCAAACCTGATCAGTTCAACAGAAGTATAATCCTCTTGTCTTCTGGTCATTTTTCGTTTGCCACTAAAAGTAGCAACGGCAATAAACTGACCAGCAAAAACTAAGGCATACCGATGTCTTGCTTTAGCTGATCCCTGGAGATGATTCTCTTTCAGAAAGGCATCTGCCTCTGGTTGAGTGATACTTACCACACTGGTTTTTCTACCATGAACCCGTTGGTTCTTTCCCATTAATGCGCTGATACGGCTTAAAACCTGGGCAGGCTTCTTGTACCATATATCTTCCCAAAGCTGGATCAACTGTTTAGCAGAAGCAGTATATTCCTGCTGTAAAACTAAAGTTTCTGCTGAACCGGGATGAACTGCTATACTTAACAAGTTTAGGTACAATGCATCATTATCCCGGAACTTCAATAAAAGAAAAGAGTCAGAAGTATAAAGTTCTGACTCAATGCCAATATTCAGTAACGCTTGTTTAAGCTCTTGTTGCCAGCTTATTTTTTGTTTACTCACTCGTTTTTTTTATTTATAATCCATCTTACACCCATTCATGCTCTTTGAATATTTTGTAGCCGGCGGAAACTTTATCTTCTATTAAATTCAAAGTTACCTCATCCAGTTCTTTAATATACATTGTACGCTCATGCTGAGGAATGGAATCAGGCAACAGTTCAAAAGCCACATGGTCATCTTTAATCTCTATACTAAGAAAAAATACACCTGGTTTATCCTCTCCTTCTTTCCCCGCAGGTGCAGCAGCCCAAAGATCGTATTTCTGATCACTATTTGCCCCATCATTGAAGCCTAAAGTGGTATAAGGTTGTAAAGTCGCCCTGATTGTTTGAAAAATTTCTATAAGATCCGTTTTCATAGCTTTGATATTTTGAATTCATAGGTATAACAAGCATTAAAACCTATTGTTTACCATTCTCTATATTTAGCCACCATTTTGTCTGCGGATAGTCTCCGCCCAGCAAAAACGTTTCTCCCAATAAAGGCGTTGTAATTTGCTGAGCCGACTCTTCAGCACTTTTAGTGACCCGTAAAACAGAATCGTTCCAATCGTGTAAAGCCAGCGTGAATTTCGCCCAGTGTACAGGTAAAAGCACTTTTGCTTTCAAATCTTTAGCCGCCATCACTGTTTGTTCAGGAAACATATGGATTAACGGCCATAACTCATTATACTGTCCGCATTCCAGAATTGCAAGATCAAAAGGGCCGTGTTCTTCACCAATAACCTTAAAATGAGCATCGTAACCAGAATCACCTCCTAAAAATAATTTATGTTCAGAGGTTTCCAGGATAAATGAAGACCATAAAGTCCGGTTACGTTTAAACAATCTCCCGGTAAAATGCCTTGCTGGTTTCGCTGTGAATTTCAAACCGCATAAAACGGTTTGTTCCTCCCATGCCAGCTCTGTAATTTTTTCTGCCGGAATTCCCCAGCGGATTAAATGAGAACCTGCACCTGCGGAAGTCAGGAAGTGTTTTACCCTGTCCTTCAGCTTTAATATACTTTGATAATCCATATGATCGTAATGATCATGTGTAATCAGCAGCACATCAATTGCAGGAAAATCTTCTGCTTTGATAAAATCCGTACCTGCGTATTGTTTTTTACCGATAAAAGAAAATGGAGAAGGTGTTTTACTGAATACCGGATCCACCAGTATTTTTAAAGTGTCCAGTTGTAATAAATAAGAAGAATGTCCAAACCAGGTTACTTTCGTGCCTTTTACAGAATCCAGTTCTGGTAAAACGTGTGGCAGAGCGATTTTCGGCCTGCTGTTTGGGTTTCCTTTCAGCATGGCTTTAATTATAGCCGAATAACCACCTTCGGGCACCATAGGTGTTAAAGATTGATTTTGCAGTTCATCGCCTGCCGCATTTGGTAGCTGCCGGATACGTTCCAGCCTTGCGCCTTCTGGTAAACGACCAAAAACAGGTAATTTTAAAATCGCATAAACCAATAAGGATAACGCGCATAGAATAAATAAAGTGATATACATAGGGCTGAATAGCTAAATCATTCAACGAATATAACAATTGGATGAAGTATCAAGCCCGGGAAATTTATTAATATTGCACGGGCCTGTTAATTAG
The sequence above is drawn from the Pedobacter cryoconitis genome and encodes:
- a CDS encoding AsmA-like C-terminal region-containing protein, with the translated sequence MAGQPFMLKAAVRNFENVSYNITSKGTIDIGKMYQFFAIKGYNVNGKVFTDLSLKGLQSDATSGNYQKLNNKGQLIVNNISLQSDLFPKSFLIKNGVFSFAQDNMKFEKFKASYGKSDFTMNGQLGNVINYVLTPKAKLTGNFNFQSRQIFADELMVYNTPKPIPGAPAGSSGVILIPENLDVTLSANAGTVYYNGLQIKNAKGNLVLKDGTLALNQTSFNLIGASVNMDATYKSITPESALFDYHISAKEFDIAKAYKEIKIFRTLATSASKVKGIVGLDYQLSGKLNQDMLPVYPSLKGAGVLSLKKVSLSGFKMMNAVSKATRRDSLNNPDLRDVEIKSTINRNIITIERFKMRIAGFRPRFEGQVSFDGRLNMSGRLGLPPFGLIGIPLTITGTQDKPVIILKRNKEAKLEEKEEE
- a CDS encoding MBL fold metallo-hydrolase — translated: MYITLFILCALSLLVYAILKLPVFGRLPEGARLERIRQLPNAAGDELQNQSLTPMVPEGGYSAIIKAMLKGNPNSRPKIALPHVLPELDSVKGTKVTWFGHSSYLLQLDTLKILVDPVFSKTPSPFSFIGKKQYAGTDFIKAEDFPAIDVLLITHDHYDHMDYQSILKLKDRVKHFLTSAGAGSHLIRWGIPAEKITELAWEEQTVLCGLKFTAKPARHFTGRLFKRNRTLWSSFILETSEHKLFLGGDSGYDAHFKVIGEEHGPFDLAILECGQYNELWPLIHMFPEQTVMAAKDLKAKVLLPVHWAKFTLALHDWNDSVLRVTKSAEESAQQITTPLLGETFLLGGDYPQTKWWLNIENGKQ
- the miaA gene encoding tRNA (adenosine(37)-N6)-dimethylallyltransferase MiaA translates to MQLEKKPLLIIMGPTASGKTKLAVSVANILDGEIISADSRQVFKDMDIGTGKDLHEYKIGEKLIPYHLINIREAGDSYNVNSFKDDFYQIFEDLNQRYKVPVLCGGTGMYIHSILQNHQYTAVPVNEELRTSLPAHDIDALRKILAGYPAALTAHADLSSAKRLVRAIEIAAYLQHHTLVEENRPLLNPLVIGLDGEVDSRRERIYQRLNERFDNGLIAEVEGLLARGISAETLLFYGLEYKFITEYLQNKLTLPDLKEKLYIAIRQFAKRQMTFFRKMEKDGIMINWLDSAMSTARLTQEVIKLYDQSFKR
- a CDS encoding MFS transporter; translated protein: METKGTTPFSGYQKIVIFILAMTQFTVILDFMVMSPLGDMLIKSLSMKPSSFGIAVSAYAFSAGISGLLTAGFADRFDRKKLLLFFYSGFIVGTFLCSLASSFELLVAARIITGLFGGVISSISMAIITDLFSLQQRGRVMGFIQMGFGASQVLGIPIGLYIANKWGWESPFVMVAAVAIIIAVLIVVVLKPINKHLGLQHDRSAFKHLWHTVARKNYRIGFAATAALSIGGFMMMPFGSVFAVNNLHVTAEELPVLFMVSGVSSLIIMPLIGKLSDTVSKFRIFSIASIWTMLICVAYTNLSATPFWIVIGLNVLMMIGIMSRMVPSSALTSAIPDMEDRGAFMSINSSMQQIAGGVAAAVSGMIVVQQTKFSPIEHYDIVGYVVVVVTLISIFLMYRVNQLAKKKPVAVTKAEEPEPVMSEF
- a CDS encoding AsmA family protein: MKKVLKITGISIASLILLVLLIPYIIPNTISKEIENRINQNINGKVEFQNTSLSFFKHFPSLTLSLNNFTLKGAAPFEKETLIQAKQLSFRLNLSTIFSKQVKIDQIFLDQADINIQVDKKGNANYNVYKSDHTPAAAQDGASTAIKIEGIFINKSNLIYNDQSIPMKVNAKGLNYTGNGDLSKAIFDLKSNARIDTLDLYYNNAPYLLHKKVDAKLVTKINTNSLDLMFNENDLKINSLPILFVGKFSFLKDGYDINFKTAAKETDLHNIFTVLPPSIANRMQKTTIKGYAEINASLIGKYLAKQKIMPTLSFNIKVRDGYIANPKAPEAIRNLYLNLQMKLPSLNPDSLYIDMDSLYFNMGKDYVNSVVKLNGLKKSKVFINTRGSIDLTKWGKIFEVSNLKGVYTIDLQADGQFNRKIVRSGIRQVDTVNLIPKFRLKSSLHNGYFKYPSLNASIEKINFDIDGRNTDGNYKHTQLDINAVNLQALSNYIRGSAKIQPGHMGIAINLKSMLNLAEIKQFYPLKDLELNGELNMDLQSKGVYNKARKTFPVTQASFKLTNGRIKTAHFDQPLENIIVDGTLTNKDGTLRGTQVHIKRSLS
- a CDS encoding TetR/AcrR family transcriptional regulator, translating into MRTRDIEKENLVKKIAVETIAKGGFESFSMNKLAKACGISVATLYIYYKDKDDLLSQLAVEHGRMLAKSMLHNFDAEASFEDGLRQQWENRYRELINNPTLSKFNEQLRASVYQDQFLSTLMEDALVKFKRFNDNIISRGEVREMPFEVYWSVAFAPLYALIKFNNEGQSLGGKPFKMTDEMLWEAFDLVVKGLRK